From Mustela nigripes isolate SB6536 chromosome 13, MUSNIG.SB6536, whole genome shotgun sequence, one genomic window encodes:
- the BDKRB2 gene encoding B2 bradykinin receptor isoform X1, whose protein sequence is MFSTWKRSMFLSFHEDPVPTTASFSTEMLNITSQVLLPALNETVPSTCIFSDWWNWLNTIQAPFLWVLFVLAALENIFVLSIFCLHKTSCTVAEIYLGNLAVADLILACGLPFWAITIANNFDWLFGEVLCRVVNTMLYMNLYSSISFLMLVSIDRYLALVKTMSMGRMRGVRWAKLYSLVIWGCTLLLSSPMLAFRTMKEYRDEGHNVTACVIIYPSRTWEVFTNILLNFVGFLLPLAVITFCTVQIMQVLRNNEMQKFKEIQTERKATVLVLAVLLLFVVCWLPFQISTVLDTLLRLNILSGCWDEHVIDVFTQIASYVAYSNSCLNPLVYVIVGKRFRKKSREVFWGLCQKGGCMPEPNKMDNSMGTLRTSISVERQIHKLPDWAGNSQ, encoded by the exons ATGTTCTCCACCTGGAAAAGATCAATGTTCCTGTCTTTTCATGAGGACCCTGTGCCCACCACGGCCTCTTTTAG CACggaaatgctcaacatcacctcGCAAGTCCTCCTGCCGGCTCTCAACGAGACAGTGCCCAGCACCTGCATCTTCTCCGACTGGTGGAACTGGCTCAACACCATCCAGGCCCCCTTCCTCTGGGTGCTGTTCGTGCTGGCGGCCCTCGAGAACATCTTTGTCCTCAGCATCTTCTGCCTGCATAAGACCAGCTGCACGGTGGCCGAGATCTACCTGGGCAACCTGGCTGTAGCGGACCTGATCCTGGCCTGCGGGCTGCCCTTCTGGGCCATCACCATCGCCAACAACTTCGACTGGCTCTTTGGGGAGGTCCTCTGCCGTGTGGTGAACACCATGCTCTACATGAACCTTTACAGCAGCATCTCCTTCCTCATGCTGGTCAGCATCGACCGCTACCTGGCCCTGGTGAAGACCATGTCCATGGGCCGGATGCGCGGAGTGCGCTGGGCCAAGCTCTACAGCCTTGTGATCTGGGGATGCACGCTGCTGCTGAGTTCCCCCATGCTGGCCTTCCGGACCATGAAGGAGTATCGGGATGAGGGCCACAACGTCACAGCCTGCGTCATCATCTACCCGTCCCGCACCTGGGAAGTGTTCACCAACATCCTCCTGAACTTCGTGGGTTTCCTGTTGCCCTTGGCCGTCATCACCTTCTGCACGGTGCAGATCATGCAGGTGCTCCGGAACAATGAGATGCAAAAGTTCAAGGAGATCCAGACGGAGAGGAAGGCCACGGTGCTGGTCCTGGCCGTGCTGCTGCTGTTCGTCGTCTGCTGGCTGCCCTTCCAGATCAGCACCGTGCTGGACACGCTGCTGCGCCTCAACATCCTGTCCGGCTGCTGGGATGAGCATGTGATCGACGTCTTCACGCAGATCGCCTCCTACGTGGCCTACAGCAACAGCTGCCTCAATCCTCTGGTGTACGTAATCGTGGGCAAGCGCTTCCGCAAGAAGTCCCGGGAGGTGTTCTGGGGACTGTGCCAGAAAGGGGGCTGCATGCCGGAGCCCAACAAGATGGATAACTCCATGGGCACCCTCCGAACCTCCATCTCTGTGGAGCGCCAGATTCACAAACTGCCTGACTGGGCGGGGAACAGCCAGTGA